The following coding sequences lie in one Oryctolagus cuniculus chromosome 7, mOryCun1.1, whole genome shotgun sequence genomic window:
- the LOC138843112 gene encoding ubiquitin-conjugating enzyme E2 D3 translates to MALKRINKELSDLARDPPAQCSAGPVGDDMFHWQATIMGPNDSPYQGGVFFLTIHFPTDYPFKPPKVAFTTRIYHPNINSNGSICLDILRSQWSPALTISKVLLSICSLLCDPNPDDPLVPEIARIYKTDRDKYNRISREWTQKYAM, encoded by the coding sequence ATGGCGCTGAAACGGATTAATAAGGAACTTAGTGATTTGGCCCGTGACCCTCCAGCACAATGTTCTGCAGGTCCAGTTGGGGATGATATGTTTCACTGGCAAGCCACAATTATGGGACCTAATGACAGCCCATATCAAGGCGGTGTATTCTTTTTGACAATTCATTTTCCTACAGACTACCCCTTCAAACCACCTAAGGTTGCATTTACAACAAGAATTTATCATCCAAATATTAACAGTAATGGCAGCATTTGTCTCGATATTCTAAGATCACAGTGGTCTCCTGCTTTAACTATTTCTAAAGTTCttttatccatttgttcactGCTATGTGATCCAAACCCAGATGACCCCCTAGTGCCAGAGATTGCACGGATCTATAAAACAGACAGAGATAAGTACAACAGAATATCTCGGGAATGGACTCAGAAGTATGCCATGTGA